A single genomic interval of Alteromonas sp. BL110 harbors:
- a CDS encoding UDP-2,3-diacylglucosamine diphosphatase: MKKTHYRTLWLSDIHLGNRDCKAEYLLSFLDSITVDTLYLVGDIVDMWQMTKQFRWPKAHNQVMHKFMQMSQHGTRVVYLPGNHDEPIQSYSGMAFGDIEIERELVHTTVRGKRYLVLHGDQFDGDVTMGKFHAWIGDKGYDLLLFLNREFNRFRTWRKREYWSLAGYIKKHIKGANEAIARYREACCKRAEEMGLDGVVCGHIHHPESSYENGIHYINDGDWIENCSALSEDMNGNLSLIHYLDSIGSATVTSIAAETSRSKAA, encoded by the coding sequence ACCGAGATTGCAAAGCTGAATACTTACTCTCCTTTCTAGATAGCATCACAGTAGACACCTTATATTTAGTGGGCGACATTGTTGATATGTGGCAAATGACCAAACAATTTCGATGGCCAAAAGCCCATAATCAAGTTATGCATAAGTTTATGCAAATGAGCCAACATGGTACGCGCGTAGTTTATTTACCTGGCAACCACGACGAGCCAATCCAGTCATACTCTGGCATGGCGTTCGGCGATATAGAAATAGAGCGAGAGTTGGTGCACACCACAGTGCGGGGAAAACGTTACCTAGTTTTACATGGCGATCAGTTCGACGGCGATGTGACCATGGGCAAATTCCATGCTTGGATTGGCGACAAAGGTTACGATCTACTGCTCTTTCTTAACCGTGAATTTAACCGATTTAGGACGTGGAGAAAACGTGAATACTGGTCGTTGGCAGGCTATATCAAGAAGCACATTAAAGGGGCGAATGAAGCCATTGCCCGCTATCGAGAGGCGTGCTGTAAGCGTGCAGAGGAAATGGGATTGGATGGCGTAGTGTGTGGACACATTCATCACCCTGAAAGTAGTTATGAAAACGGTATTCACTACATTAATGATGGCGACTGGATAGAGAACTGCAGTGCACTTTCTGAAGACATGAACGGAAATTTATCCCTTATCCATTATCTCGATTCAATTGGGTCAGCTACGGTAACCTCCATCGCAGCTGAAACGTCTCGCTCAAAAGCAGCATAG